In Clostridium omnivorum, the DNA window AGCTACTCTCCAAGAAGCTGTTCCTGATGCCATAAAGCCTGACATTACAATTGGTGTTCCTAATGGAATTATAGTTGTAAGTCTAGGAAGGATATTCATTGCAGTTAAAATATAAGCTAATAAACCGGAAGCCATTGGTGCTACAATCCATGGAATTGCCATGTAAGGATTAAGAACCATAGGAGTTCCAAATACTAATGGCTCATTAATACCACAAATATTTGATAGGAATGCAAGCTTTCCTAGTGTTTTATATTGTTTACTTCTTGCTCTTAGCATCATATAGATACATAGTCCTAACGTTAATCCTGAACCACCAGCTACTCCATATACATTAAAGAAGGATCTGTTTATTATATTTGGAAGTGCAAATGCTGATACTCCTGCGTTTGCAGCTGTTAAATTGGCAGTTGTTAAGGATGTCCATAGTGGATAGAATATTGGAAGTATAACTGCTGTTACACCGTGAATACCAAATAACCAAAGAAGCTGAGCAATGAAAATTGCAAATAAGTATGAACCTACATTATTTCCTAAGAATGCTTCCATAGGTGCTTGCACTAGCGTATAAACCATTGAATGTATTCCTGTAATGCCTTTTAAAGGTAATAGTGTTACAGCTCTATCAGCTAGCATGAACAGAATTATAATTACAAAACCAGGCATTAATGCTGCAAAAGACTTTGAAATTGTTGGTGGTACTCCATCAGGCATTTTGATAGCTAAACCTCTATCTAACAATTTGCTGTAAAGTACAGTGGAAACTAGAGCAACTATAATAGCAACAAATAGACCCTTTGCACCTATCCAATCATAAGGTATAACATTAGCTGCTGGAACAGTAACCCCTTTAGCAAGCTCAAGCTTATTAGTTTTTAAGAAGCCTCCTATAATACTTGAAGTATTATTAATTGGAGTAATAGCAAAGAAAGTAATTAAAGCTATAAGTCCTGCACTGGCTTGATCCTTATCATAGTGTTTAGCTAGATTATATGCTATAAAGAATACTGCATAGATTGCAAGAATATCATTTGTTATTGCATTAGGTATTGCTAGTAGTGGTTTTAATCCTATAGATGTTATAAACTTTTGATAAGGTGCTATAGATAATGTATTAAATAGTGAAAAAATGGCACCTATTATTATTACTGGCATTAAAGACATAAATCCATCGCTTACTGCCTTTAAAAATTTATTTGAAGCTATTTTATTAGCAACTGGTAGAACCTTTTCCTGAACAGTTTGTTGGAAACTCATTTATATACCCCTTCTTTCCTAATCGTTTTCACAAAATTTATAATAATTTCAAATTGAATTAAGTCATCATATTAGTTATAATGTACCTGGTACCCCTTTTGCATATATTATTAAGTAGCTCTGGACGGTTGCTATTAATATTAATTGGGGTACTTTATTTATTTTCCTGCTAATTTTAAAGCTAGTGCTAGAACCTTTTCCCCATTCATCATTCCGTAATCTACCATTGGAATTACTTCAACTGGTACTCCTTTTGCATCGCATACCTTTTTTACCTTTGGTAAGGCAAATCCAATCTGTGGTCCAAGTAAAGCTACATCAACTTCATCTAAGCTCTTTTCTAAGGAACTTTCTGGTAGCGCCTCTATATCTACCTCTATTCCCTTGACTTCAGCAGCTTTTTTCATCTTAGTTACTAGGAAACTTGTAGACATACCTGCTGCACAAAACAATCTGATTTTTAACACTGTAAACGCCCTCCTCTAATTTATTAATTCTTATATTATTAAGTGTAAAACACTATTGATGATTAAATATTACTATCAACTGCTGTTATTTTTTCAATAAAGTATTAACTACTTTTCTTAGTTCAATAATTTGCTCTATCAAATTCTTTTCTGATATGGCAGTCATTAAGTGATCTTGTGCATGTACGAATAAAACTCCTATATCCACCTTTTCTCCACTTGCTTCCTTTTGTATAAAGGATGTTTGAAAATTATGAGCTACTTCTAATGCATCATTAGATTTCTTCATTTCTTCATCTGCTGCATCATATTCACCCTCATTTACTTTTCTAAGTGCTTCATAAGCATGAGTCTTAGCCTCACCAGCATTTATTATTATATTCATAATTGATAATTCGATTTCTTCCATCTTTTCTACCTCCATTACTAGCTCTTATTTTAATCTGCTAATTACTATTGTTAATGTATTATAGAGCAACTTTCGTGCCAAACACTAAAGAGTGGTTTGTTTTTTATTAGAATAATAAGAAATTAAATTTATTATTACCTTTACACTTATATAATTAGCAAGTTGTATGCCAAAACACTAAAAATAAAAGCTAAACTATAATGTTTTTTATTATTTTGTGCCATAATTACAGTAAATAAGCTATTCATGGTTTTATATTTTTTTCACAATAATTATTAACTGAAGCTCAGAAAAAAACTAAAGCTGATAATGTTTACACGAATTCATTAGTGTTTGCTTTTACCACACTAGTGTTTGAACTATATTCAATGAAATTTAGTGTTTGACTATAGTGTTTATTTATATTAAACTCTAGGTAGTTGTTATTCTAGAATTAATTTATAATATAATTAATTTATTCGAGGTGAACTTCATGAATAAGAAGGATTTAATATATAACAAACTGCTGGAATTAAACGATGATAAAGGCATTGACGCTCAAACACTAGCTCCACTTCTTAATATGACTAGAGCAAATGTAAGTCATGAATTAAATACCCTATGCAAAGAAGGAAAGGTACAAAAGTCTTCTGGAAGGCCCGTACTGTTTTTTATTTCAAACACTAAAAACAGCATAAGTAAGGAAAGTAAGCTAGATGAATTAGCAAAGCATAACATCAGTTTAAAAAAGGCAATAGAACAGATTAAAGCAGCTATATTATATCCTCCAAAAGGATTGCCATCCTTATTACTTGGGGATACAGGCGTCGGGAAATCTATGATTGCCTCCTTAATGTATGACTATGCTGTAGAGATGAAAGTAAAATCGGAAAATTCACCTTTTATAGTGTTTAACTGTGCTGATTATAGTAATAACCCTCAACTGCTTAC includes these proteins:
- a CDS encoding PTS sugar transporter subunit IIB; this translates as MLKIRLFCAAGMSTSFLVTKMKKAAEVKGIEVDIEALPESSLEKSLDEVDVALLGPQIGFALPKVKKVCDAKGVPVEVIPMVDYGMMNGEKVLALALKLAGK
- a CDS encoding PTS sugar transporter subunit IIC produces the protein MSFQQTVQEKVLPVANKIASNKFLKAVSDGFMSLMPVIIIGAIFSLFNTLSIAPYQKFITSIGLKPLLAIPNAITNDILAIYAVFFIAYNLAKHYDKDQASAGLIALITFFAITPINNTSSIIGGFLKTNKLELAKGVTVPAANVIPYDWIGAKGLFVAIIVALVSTVLYSKLLDRGLAIKMPDGVPPTISKSFAALMPGFVIIILFMLADRAVTLLPLKGITGIHSMVYTLVQAPMEAFLGNNVGSYLFAIFIAQLLWLFGIHGVTAVILPIFYPLWTSLTTANLTAANAGVSAFALPNIINRSFFNVYGVAGGSGLTLGLCIYMMLRARSKQYKTLGKLAFLSNICGINEPLVFGTPMVLNPYMAIPWIVAPMASGLLAYILTAMNILPRLTTIIPLGTPIVMSGFMASGTASWRVALFQIVMVAISAVIYIPFFRAIDKKAQADEIAAEKAN
- a CDS encoding PTS lactose/cellobiose transporter subunit IIA, with translation MEEIELSIMNIIINAGEAKTHAYEALRKVNEGEYDAADEEMKKSNDALEVAHNFQTSFIQKEASGEKVDIGVLFVHAQDHLMTAISEKNLIEQIIELRKVVNTLLKK